The sequence TTGTCTGTTCTATTTGAGTTGAAATGGTTTCCGCAATTTCTCCTGTATCTACTTCAGCTGCGACAAGATACGATTGGACTGATAACTCTATTTGCCCAACGCCCTTTGCTAATTTAACTTGTTCATATTCTAGCTTAACAAATGATTCCGACATTAGATTAGCTGATAATTGGACTTGCGAATTTGTAACTCCACTTAATACGGTGTTTAATGTAAAAAGAAATGTTAAAAAGGCCAAAATAAATAATATTCGATACGCTATCGATTTTCGCATGACTTCCCTCCCAGTTATCTGACAACTAAACTTTAGCATAATTTTTTCTGCATATAGAAAACTTGCATGAACTGTAGCTATTCTTACACGAACTGCATATCTAAAAAAAGAAAAAGCTTGGATATGCATTTTGCACATCTAAGCCTGCCTCAAGATTCATTATATTTTCACTTCAATAACGGCATTAAAATCTTCAGTTCAAACCAGTTATCTTTCTGATCTACGTTGACCACACCGCCATATTTCTGTACTGCATACCGAATACTCTTTAATCCATAACCATGATAATATGTATCTTTTTTTGTAGTTTTCGGTAAGCCACCTTCAAACTTGAGCTTCCCTTCAAAATAGTTTTCAAATCGAATCATTAGAAATCCTTTTTGAGCAAATACAGAAACATGTATTAACCTTTTTTCCTCCTCTTCGATTTGTTGTTCATATTCTATCGCGTTATCTAGGGCGTTCCCAAATATCGTACTGATGTCAACCACATCCATACCGTCCAGCAATGTTCCGTCTGCTACACAAGTTAAGGTGATCCCATTTTTAATACAATGCATGCTTTTGATTGTCAGTAATGTATCCAACACGTGGTTACCCGTCTTATTCTGTGCTTCATAGGATTTGATGTCGTTTTCCATCTCTATCAAATATGCATTTCTCTTATCTGGATCTTGCTCTGCCCTCAATCCGATAATCTGATTCTTTAAATCGTGGTATTTATAATTAACGATTTCTATACTTTCCTTTGACTGCTGGTATTGTACATACTGATTCTGAAGTATATTCTGCACAGCTTTTAGTTCATGTCTGATCCTTAAATCGTTTAATTGGATATGGTATGCATATAGAATGGAAAATCCACCTAAGCCTACCAAGGTTCGAATATTGAATATTTCCTGGGTATATTGTCCGCTAAATGGTGTTCTAGCAGTCACAAAACTTAAATTACTTATGCTAAAAACTGCAACGCCTATCACAACTGTTGACCACAATTCACGATGCCTAATATTCAATTTACCGCCATCAGGTATATGACGTTTCTCTATTAGCCAGATCGTTGAAAATAAAAGTCCATAGATAATAATGAGTAGCAATGATTCAAATAACAGATTAGTTATCTCTCCATTATCAAAAAAGAAATGCACTTGCCATTGTAATGACGCTACAAATTCTGCTGCTACAAATGCCCTTACGCTAAAATAACCCGCATCAAGAGCTGTTATGTCGCAACTCACATAAATTAGCAAAAACATCATCCCAACAGCTACAACCATACACGGAATCCAAAACATAAGCGGTAAATCTTTTGTTAATACCAAAAAAGCCGATTGTACAATTAGGGCCCCTCCAGAAAAGGCTATCAGCTTCCATCCATTTAGTTGTTTTTTTAGTACTGATATGTAAATCATACAAGCAATCCACTCGGCTAATGCTGTATATAACCTCGGTATATCCGGAAGGACATCATTCATTTAATAACCTCTCCCCAATAATTGCTTAACGCTTCCATGAACGCTTTCCTTTTCGGACGGCTGACATCAAGCTCTTTTCCATTTACTACAGCAAAGCTATCATTCATGCCTTCTACATGTTCCAGATTAATCAAATAGCACCTATGTCCACGAAAAAAATGATAGCTAGCTAATTGTTTTTCGAATTCCTTCATCGTCCCTGTTGCCGTAAGCTCCTCTTTTCTCGTATAAAACGTCAGCTTATGCCCATTACTCTCTATATAATAGATATCAGAAACTTTAAGGCGATTCACCCCACTTTTCACCGTTATGGTGATAAAATGCTCTTCTCGTTTTTTCATTCGATCAATCGCCCGATTCAAGCGCTCTGAAAATGCAAAATAGGAGATTGGCTTCAATATATAATCCAATGCATCCACAGCATATCCTTTGATGGCGTACTGTGCCATATTTGTTATAAAAATAATAACCACATCGGAATCTACTTTTCTAATTTCTTCTGCTGCGGATACGCCATCCATAAAGCGCATTTGAACGTCCATTAATATGATGTCAAATTGCGCCTTATAACTTTCAACAATTTCATCACCATCAGAGTATGTTGTTATTTCAATGCTTTCATCTCTTTCTTGCTCAAACCTTCTAAGAAACTCTATTAACTGTTCTTTATAATTAACCTCGTCTTCCACTATTGCAATTCGGATCATTAAATTTCCTCTCCTTTTGGTATAATCATCAAAAGTTTAGATGAATTCAAAAAAGAAAATTGTTTTGGACAAGCATACACTATTAACGTCTTTTGGTAAATCAGTGACATGCTAGTTTTAGCAATTTCCCTTGTAGTTCCACTGATTCTTCCAGATATGAAGAAAGAAATAAAATATTAACTCTATTCCCTTGCCTTAGAGTGCACTCCAAGGTATAGACTGAACTTAACTAAAAAGAAAAGAGGTGGATTTACATGAACATTAAGCCGGTAAGTGAAAAAACCGGTACGTCTGCTGATACAATTCGTTATTACGAGCGTATCGGCTTAATACCACCAGTAAAAAGAAACAAAAATGGTGTACGTGAGTTTGATGATGAGGACATTCGCTGGATTGAGTTCTCTCGCAAAATGCGTGAAGCAGGACTATCCATTGAAGCGCTAATCGAATACATTGGGCTATTCAAAGATGGCGATGATACCACTATCCCGGCTCGTGTGGGCATATTAAGTGACGAGCGCGATGAATTGCAAAAGCGTATTGATATGATGCAAAGTGCACTCAGGCGTTTGAATTTTAAGATTGATAATTATGAAAGTCATGTTGTTCCAACCGAAAAAGAACTTCGTGAATTTGATGAACAAGAAAAGTAAACGGTAAATAAAACAATGGAGGTCTCATTATGGAATACGTAAAATTTGGCAATACTGGCATGGACGTTTCTCGTATTTGTTTAGGGGCAATGGGGTTCGGGGATGCAGAAAAGTGGACTCACAAATGGGTGTTAGATGAGGAGCATAGTCGTCCAATCATCAAAAAAGCACTCGATTTAGGGATTAATTTCTTTGATACTGCGAATATCTATTCAATGGGCGAGAGCGAGAAAATTCTTGGCCGTGCATTGAAGGATTATGCAAAACGTGACGATATTGTTCTCGCAACAAAGGTTCATCAAACAATGCGCCCAGATCGCCCTAACAGCGGTGGATTATCGCGTAAAGAAATTATGACCGAAATCAATCATAGTTTGGAGCGCTTAGAAACAGATTATGTGGATTTATATATTATTCATCGCTGGGACTATAACACACCTATTGAAGAAACGATGGAAGCTCTTCATGATGTCGTTAAATCAGGGAAAGCTCGTTATATTGGTGCGAGCGCTATGTACGCTTGGCAATTCCAAAAAGCGCAGCGTGTAGCTGAACAGAACGGCTGGACGAAATTTGTCTCCATGCAAAACCACTATAATATGATTTACCGTGAAGAAGAACGTGAAATGATTCCATTTTGTCGTGATGAAAAAATTGCGGTTACACCATACAGTCCACTTGCTTCAGGTCGTTTGACTCGCGATTGGTCAGAAACTACTCTTCGTTCTGAAACAGATACAGTTCAACACTCAAAATACGATAGTATGATGGCAGCTGATCGCAGTATCGTAGAACGTTTAGCTGAAGTTGCAAACAATCACGATGTTACGCGCGATAAGATTGCGTTAGCTTGGCTTCTTCATAAGGATCAAGTTGTCTCGCCAATTATTGGTGCTCAAAAAGAAAGCCATCTTGAGAGTGCGGTAGCTGCACTTGATATTCGCCTGACTCCTGATGAGATGAATTATTTAGAGGAATTATACGTGCCCCATCCAGTAGTAGGGCTTATTCCGGATCCGAGATTTAATAAATAATTGATGAAAAGGGACTCAGAATATTGAGTCCCTTTTCCTTACTCTTATATACCCATTTTTCTACTTGCCATCCATTTAATCATGGCTGGATCAGCGTGTGAGAAAAATTGACTTTCGCCTTCGTTTAAAGTCGCAATGGCTGCCTTATCCTCATCCGTCAATGAAAAATCAAATACATCTAGATTCTCAGCCATACGTTCAGGTTTTACGGATTTCGCAAGAACAACAATATCCTGTTCGACAAGCCAACGAACAATTACTTGAGCAACTGATTTATTATATTTCTTACCGATTTCAGTAAGTATTTCGTTATTGAAAATGTCATTTTTCCCTTCAGCAAATGGTGCCCATGCTTCCGGTACAATGCCTTCTTCTTTTAGTGCTGCAATATTTTTTGTTTGTTGATGAAATGGACTGATTTCAATTTGGTTCATTTGGGGAGTCACTTTATTAAACTCTGCTAAATCAACTGCACGATCCACAGCGAAATTGGATACACCAATCGCACGAACCTTGCCTTCCTCTTGGAGTTCCTCCATTGCACGCCAAGCACCATAAACGTCATTATACGGTTGATGGAGTAAAAGCATATCAACATAATCAAGCCCTAAACGATCAAGAGAACGTTGGAAGGAAGATTTCACACCTTTATAAGAAACATTTTCTACCCAAATTTTAGTCGTAACAAAAATTTCTTCACGCAATACACCTGAATTCGCAATACCACGACCAACGGCTTCTTCATTCATATACGACTGAGCTGTATCGATATGACGATAACCCGCCTGAATCGCATTTATAACCGCTTGCTCTGCTTCTTGTGGGTCAGTAATTTGAAAAGTTCCGAAACCTAAGATAGGAATCTCTACACCATTGTTCATTTTGACTGTCTGCATGTTAACTTCCCCCATTTACTCGTTATTTACGTTACTTACACTTGCTACTTTAAACTATGAAGTGAACTCCATAGCAAGTGTTTTTTATTTCTTTTTAAAGTCTTTTATGTTCCAAAGCTCTTCAGCTGTCTCTTCTGTTCGTTCACCTGATTGAAACTGTGCAATATGTTCATCATACGTATCAATTTTATATTGCAGTAAATCACGAACTTCATTCATCTCTTTTAGCTTCTCGTCAATTTCTTGCAATTGATCATGTAATATTTTCTTTTGACCTTTTTTCACATCACTGTCCTTATGCATTTGTGCAAGTGTGGCAAATTTAATAAGAGATTCCACAGATAAGCCCGCACGACGTAAGCTCTTCGCTAAAAAAATCCAATTCAAATCTCCCTTTGTGTAGTTTCGATATCCATTTTTATCTCGACCAACCGGTGGAATAACACCGACTCGCTCATAATAACGTAGGGTATCAATTGATAGATCAAACATTTCAACGACTTCTTTACTTTTCAAATCTTTAACATTCCCTTCTATGATGATTCGTACTCGCATTCTATTCACCAAACTTGCCCACTACTTTATCATAGATTCCTAAAGTACTTGCACAAATAATATAACTCACACTATCTTCTTTTATCACATTGACAATATTTAAAGTGGCAGCAGGACGATTTTTATCATTTCCACAGTACGAGATTGTATAATTTGCCAAGCAACAAAAAAACGCTTGAATAAATTCTCAAGCGCCTTTAATCCATAGCTGTCTTTTCAACTTCCAGATTACCTATTATAGTTTCGCAATATCATAACTACCTGAGCCCTTTACTGCAGCATTTTTCTTAGTTTTTCAATCTCATCTTCTCCCAGATGTGTCACCTTGGTAATAAAGTCGATGGACGCTCCTTCTTTTAGCATCTCAACAACGACTTGTTTTAAACCTTGTTTTATTCCTTGTTCTATCCCCTTCTCCAACTCCAAATCAAACGCATTCATAATTGTCGGGGAAGCATTTTCTTTATTGTACAACTCCATTAGCTCCGTCTCCTTTCTAATCATTGGTCGAATTTCTTCCGATAATCGTTTTGTATACACTTCTGGTAAGTGTAACAAGTAATCAATGAAATGAAAAACGGCTTGAACTGCGGTGCGCGGGTAACTTTCAGTACGGATAAGTTCACACATTAGCTTTCTTTTGAACAAATAACGTTGATGATCTTCGTCTTTTGTTTGATGCAATGCTTTTGCCGCTAAGACGATTTTACTAAAAATATTATCGGATTGTTCCAATTCCTTATCCAGATAAGCATCTGTTCGATAATTTCTATATGAATAATGTAGCTGTGTGCCAAAATAATCGTACTCAAAAAGTTCGGGTATAGCGCTTCGATTAGGGGCTGTATGAACAGCAATGGCTACAATTTTCTCTTGGTGGCGATCATAGATTCGATAAAAGTATTGAAACATTCGTTCAGGAAAATCTGTTTCATTTTTACTTTGCACTTCAATATGAATAAGAATCCATTGCTCTTTTCCATTTCTCAGGCGAACTTTTGCCAATTGGTCGGCAAAACGCCTGCCTTTTTTCTGATCCACAACTTCTTGAAACAATTCCTTGTCAAGAAAATCTGGCTCCACACTAAAATCAACCTGCGCATGTAATTCTGGTACAAAAAATAGTAAAAAGTCTTCAAATAGGTCCCCAATAACTTTTTTCCACAGACCATCCTGGTCCGCCATATTGCGTTACTTCCTCTTTTACCCATGCAACAACCATTTCACAAAACACCTCCAATAATTGATTTCAGATTATTTAATCAATTATAACATGGAGCGAACACACGTTCAATCCTTATTATGAATAAGTGTCTGTATATTTCCCCAAGTTTCCCTATTACTATCCCAATACAAACTGCCTAAAACACTTTTGGGTGAAACCCATTTATATTCATCATGTTCCCCTGAAATAATTATCTCACTATCATTGATTATTCCTAAAAACAGATTCTTTTTTATATTTAAAGTCGGTAGATTCACATGAATTATTTCTTTCCAACCTATTAAATTTTGCTCATTTATAATCAAACCAGTTTCTTCAGCCACTTCCCTAACACAAGCTTCTAGCGGAGATTCTTTTTCCTCAATGCCGCCTGTTATAGGTTGCCAAAATGATACACTTGAGTCTTTTGAAATAGGTACATGCAACAACAAAATTTTCCGGGTTACTTGATTAAAAATCCAACACTCTATACTTTCTTTCACTTTAGTCATAATTCCTCAATCCTTAAGTCCATTCTCAACATTTTTTACATTTTATAATTAATGTTGTCGGCATCATCTTCGCTTTTTCATAGGAATACCAGCTATTCGTATGCTTTTCCTTGTCTTCCTCCGACAAAGAAACTTCCTCGATAACCTTCTCAATTTGGAATCCACATTCTATTAATGTATTGATATATGTACTCACTTTGTATTGTTGCATGATGACAGGTTCATGCCAGGCTTCATGGTAATAGGAACCTTCTTCATGATAGGATTTATGGAAACGAAGCTCCCTCTCTGCAAGCTCGGCCCGGCTGAATAACGGATGCTCCCAACTGAACACGAAAATGCCGCCTGGTTTTAAATATTGATGGATATTTTCAATCGTTTGACGTAAATCGGTCGTCCAGCCTAACGCATAAATCGAGTAAACAATATCAAAGTACCCCTTGGGCAAACCCGGATTTTTCTCCATTGGGGATTCAAATAAATGGATAGGAGATTTACACGAATTCAACAGCTCCCTTGCCGTTTCAATCTGCGTCTGCGAAAGATCCACTCCCCAAAGTTCTCCAGCACTCCGTTGGTCCATGTATTGCAAGGAATGGCCGCTCCCACAACCGATATCCAACACTTTGGCGCCCTCCACGTTGCCCAATAAATTCAACTCTTCTTCCCGAGGAGCAAGCGGTCCATACTCCGGAAGAGGATTGCGTCCGAAAAATCGAGGCGCGACCTCATCCCAACTTTTTTTGTTAAGTACTAATGCATCAATACTCATGTCTAAAACCTCCAAGACTCTTATAAGGATATACATTCGACAAACAGTAGATCGCTTCCTTTTAATTCACCTAAAATCTTCGAAACGAGTTGATCACTGTTTACTACATATGTTGAAGTTATGATTTTCACTTCCTATCCAGCGAATGCGCCTTACTGGGATAGCCGAAGCATCGTTAGTAGGCTTCTTAATTTCAACATATCTATTTGAATCTTTATAAAGTCTTTATACTTTTACTTTATTCTCTTCATATGGAGGGATGTAGACGATGAAAAACATGTTAGATTTACAAGCCGTTTCGAAAAAAGTGAGAGGGAAGTATTTAGTTCACGATGTTTCTATTCAAATAGAGAAAGGTACGATTTGCGGATTACTGGGCCCTAACGGAGCGGGAAAAACCACGATTATTCGTATGCTGACTGGACTCATTCGACCAACGTCTGGGGATATTTTCATCAATGAACAAAGTGTCGTTAAAAATCGAGCATCCGCTTTAAAGAATGTCGGGGCGATTGTTGAGTCACCAATCTTTTTTCCTTATATGACAGGGAGAGAGAATTTAAAAAATTTAGTGAGACTACATGACACTATTCCAAAAATTGCTGAAGATGCGAAAGTAGTAGAGGTTTTACAAATTGTTGGACTTGAAGACCGTGCAGATGAAAAAGTCAAAACCTATTCATTAGGAATGAAGCAGCGACTAGGGATTGCCCAAGCATTATTAGGAGATCCTGCACTGCTTATTCTAGATGAACCTGCAAACGGTCTTGACCCGATGGGAATGCGGGAATTACGCGAACTAATTCTTACGTTAAAGAACAAATACGATAAGACCATTCTATTATCCAGCCATCTTCTCGATGAAATGCAAAAAATGTGTAATCAAATTGTTATGATTCGGGAAGGTAAATTAGTGTGGTCAGGGGAATTGGACAATCAGCAAAATCTTGAAGAAGTATTTATCGAGTTGATGTCAACATGAACAAGCTAATCGCGAGTGAATGGGAACGATTATGGAAACGAAAAGCCATATGGCTACTGTTTGCGGCTATTCCAGCCATGGTTTATGCAGCGGCAAAATATTGTTTACATCAAAATACCACTGTCACGCTTGATTTCCCTCAATATACCGTCATGGGGAATTTCCCGGTACTCGGACTTGCAGAGATGTTAATGACAGCCTTTAATCTTGTCGTACTCGTTATTACTACGATGGTCGTTACAGATGAATATCGATCAGGACAATTGCGAATGGTACTGATTCGAACTCATTCTTTTCGACAAATCATCTTCGCAAAATTTTTCGTAGTAATGAGTTTTATTTTTCTATATCTATTGGCCTACTTTATTATTTGCTATGGCGTGGGATCTATGATGTTTTCAAGCTCTGAGACATACCCACAATTTTATCATCAAAGTGATACGACCGTAGTGGAGGGGTTCATTTATAATCTGAAGTTTTACGGCTTAGCGTTTCTGACATTAGTAGCAATGAGCAGTGTACTGTTTTTCATCGCAATCATCAGCCATACGACAACGACAACACTTGGAATTGGCATTGGATTTTTATTCATCAGTATTGCCTATCCAACTGTCATCGGGCTATTTGGACAATTAGTGCCTAATGAGATTTTACTGAAACTATATTTCACCTCACTTCCGATGGTGCAATGGCAAGGCTTGACGTTCATGCTAGCGGAATCATCTAGTTTACTGGGTTGGATACTACTCGTGCTAGGTTGTTATATTGTCCTGTTTCAATCATTAATGATTTTAAGTACAAGAAGAAAAAACGATACTTTTATATAAGGAGCCTATATCAAATGAAGAGCCTTCTATTGAGTGAATACGAACGAACATTTAAGCGTAAAAAAACGAGCATTGGAATAGGTATTTATTTCTTTATGATAGTACTACAATGTCTCTTTATCTATTTAGTCGGCGGGGTTAGTTTTTATGATGCAGATCATTCTGTCCAGTTAAATTCAATCAACACTGCTCCGTTTTTTCTAAGAGAACTAGGACTGCTTATCAACTTTATTTTAATCCCAATGTTTGTTGTTGATAGCTTTAATGGTGAATATCATTCGGGAGCCCTGCGTCTCTTCTTAATACGGCCACAAAAAAGAGTGAAGCTGTTTCTAGCAAAATGGCTTGTGCAAGCAAGTCTTTTTTTAGCACTTACGTTTCTTACATGGCTAATCGCTACTATTTTCGGTCAAATTATGATGCCTCATGTGAATGAAACGACCTTTTTGAACACTGAATCGTTGAATTTATTCGAAGGACTGCTTTACACGCTTAAGTTTTATGGAATGACATATGTTGTTTTCTTATGTGTAATTGGCATAAGCGCCTTTATGAGTATTGTGATGCCAAACCCAATTATGGCGTATATGGGTACAGTTGCTTGCCTAATAGGTGGGATATATATTTCTGATCAATTTATCTACTTTATAATTATTTCAGATTCTATTTTCAACGTTCTAGGAAACTCTGGCCAATATGGTTTCTATGTTAGCTTACTTTTCTTATTCGTAATAAGCCATATAATGAATGTAGGAATATGGACTCGAAAACAGTGGATGGGGTGAGTGATCATTGAACAAGACAATTTTAATTGTCGATGATGAGGAAGATATCGTCGGATTTATGAAAGACTTTCTCGAAGATCAAGGATACCATGTCATAACTGCATACAATAGTAACCAAGCGCTAGATTCTCTGGTGCATAAGCCCAATCTTGTCATTTTAGATGTCATGATGCCTGGTATGAATGGATTTGAGCTTTGTGAAATGATGAGAAAAAGTATGACGTGTCCAATCATTTTTTTAAGTGCAAGAGCAAGCGAAGCAGATCGGATAAAAGGGTTATTTGTTGGTGGCGACGATTATTTAGTCAAACCCTTTAGCATGAAAGAATTGCATGCGCGTGTCATCGCCCACTTACGACGCGAGCATCGGCAACATGGATTAACGAGAAAACATTTATATTTTGGTCATTTAATAATCGATATAGATGGCCGTGAAATTTATTATCAAAATCAAGAAATCTCTTTTACAACTAAGGAATTTGACATCATTGAATTTCTTGCCCTTCATCCTGGCCAAGTATTTTCTCGAGAACAGATTTATGAGAAGTTATGGGGATATGAAGCAGAAGGAGATTCTTCAACCATTACGGAACATGTAAAAAAGATTAGGGCTAAGCTGGCAAAATATGAACCGAATCCAACCTATATTTCGACTGTATGGGGAGTGGGATATAAATGGGGAAAGTAGAACAGCCTATCCGCAAGCAGATTACCTCATCATTTTATCTCATCTTACTATTCAGTGCTGTTGCAACGATCATTACATGGGTAATCATAGCTACGATCTTTCTTTTACAAATGAATCGGATGAACCCTGCCAATTACTATGAAAAACAAATACCTGGTATTTTGAAATCGATTGAAGAAAATAAGGGAAAGTTTGTGACGGTTGATAGAAAAAAAGAGCTAGAAAAGGAAATCCCGTTAGAAGGAATCGACTACCAAGTCGTAGATAAAAACGGCAATATCCTTTTTGGTTCGATTTCCGAGCGCTATGTGAAAAGCCAAAAAGAGCTATTAAATAGTTTCAATACAAATCTTTATGATAAAAAGAGTATCGTGAAATATTACCCTACATTCAATGAGCAAGGTGAGCAAATCGGGGCCATTGGTTTTCGCTATAAACTTAGCGTAGCAGCCTCTAACCCGAACTCACAAGGTCTACCTATTGTGACTGGATTCATTTTCCTTGTGAGTCCGTTTGTTTACTTCTATTTATTTTCCTATTTGGTTGGAAAAAGATTTAGTAAAAAAATCGAGCAACCATTTAAGAACCTGATGGTAGGAGCTAGGAAAATCCAAAATCATGATCTAGACTTTCAATTGATCGAGTCCAAGAACACTAAGGAATTAAACCAATTGGTAAGAGCCTTTGAGGATATGAGAATGGCTCTGAAGGACTCGCTATTAAGGCAATGGCAATTGGAAGAGGAACGAAAAGAAATGGTAGCAGCAATTGCCCATGATCTACGAACGCCATTAACGATTATTCATGGACATGTAGAAGGATTAATAGATGGAGGAGCAAAGAACCCTGAACGTCTTGATCGCTATTTGCAAACCATTTTCTCAAGTACTCAACGCTCTATTCGTTTAATCGATCAACTGAATGAAGTATCAGCGATTGGCCGCCAAAATTTTATCATGGAACCACAAGTTGTTGATATCGCTGAGTTCATTGAACATAAAACAGAAGAGTATACCATGCTTTGTGCAAAGAAAAACATTTCTTTAAAAAGCACTTTTACTTTGGCAGATGAGGTAGGAATAGAAATAAGTATAGATCCTTATCGAGTTTCTCAAGTGTTGGATAATATTATGACAAATAGTATTCGCTATTGTCCAAACAATGGCGTAATTGAGTGGACAATCACAAAAGAACACAACAAAATCTGTTTCGAAATAATGGATAATGGTCCAGGTTTTCATCAGGAGGAGACCGAAAATGTTTTTACAAGGTTTTATCGAGGGGATACCTCGAGGTCAGGCGAAGATTCTAACTTTGGGTTGGGTTTGTATAT comes from Sporosarcina sp. FSL K6-3457 and encodes:
- a CDS encoding ABC transporter permease, encoding MNKLIASEWERLWKRKAIWLLFAAIPAMVYAAAKYCLHQNTTVTLDFPQYTVMGNFPVLGLAEMLMTAFNLVVLVITTMVVTDEYRSGQLRMVLIRTHSFRQIIFAKFFVVMSFIFLYLLAYFIICYGVGSMMFSSSETYPQFYHQSDTTVVEGFIYNLKFYGLAFLTLVAMSSVLFFIAIISHTTTTTLGIGIGFLFISIAYPTVIGLFGQLVPNEILLKLYFTSLPMVQWQGLTFMLAESSSLLGWILLVLGCYIVLFQSLMILSTRRKNDTFI
- a CDS encoding ABC transporter permease encodes the protein MKSLLLSEYERTFKRKKTSIGIGIYFFMIVLQCLFIYLVGGVSFYDADHSVQLNSINTAPFFLRELGLLINFILIPMFVVDSFNGEYHSGALRLFLIRPQKRVKLFLAKWLVQASLFLALTFLTWLIATIFGQIMMPHVNETTFLNTESLNLFEGLLYTLKFYGMTYVVFLCVIGISAFMSIVMPNPIMAYMGTVACLIGGIYISDQFIYFIIISDSIFNVLGNSGQYGFYVSLLFLFVISHIMNVGIWTRKQWMG
- a CDS encoding response regulator transcription factor, with product MNKTILIVDDEEDIVGFMKDFLEDQGYHVITAYNSNQALDSLVHKPNLVILDVMMPGMNGFELCEMMRKSMTCPIIFLSARASEADRIKGLFVGGDDYLVKPFSMKELHARVIAHLRREHRQHGLTRKHLYFGHLIIDIDGREIYYQNQEISFTTKEFDIIEFLALHPGQVFSREQIYEKLWGYEAEGDSSTITEHVKKIRAKLAKYEPNPTYISTVWGVGYKWGK
- a CDS encoding sensor histidine kinase — protein: MGKVEQPIRKQITSSFYLILLFSAVATIITWVIIATIFLLQMNRMNPANYYEKQIPGILKSIEENKGKFVTVDRKKELEKEIPLEGIDYQVVDKNGNILFGSISERYVKSQKELLNSFNTNLYDKKSIVKYYPTFNEQGEQIGAIGFRYKLSVAASNPNSQGLPIVTGFIFLVSPFVYFYLFSYLVGKRFSKKIEQPFKNLMVGARKIQNHDLDFQLIESKNTKELNQLVRAFEDMRMALKDSLLRQWQLEEERKEMVAAIAHDLRTPLTIIHGHVEGLIDGGAKNPERLDRYLQTIFSSTQRSIRLIDQLNEVSAIGRQNFIMEPQVVDIAEFIEHKTEEYTMLCAKKNISLKSTFTLADEVGIEISIDPYRVSQVLDNIMTNSIRYCPNNGVIEWTITKEHNKICFEIMDNGPGFHQEETENVFTRFYRGDTSRSGEDSNFGLGLYIAQMIVKRHHGCITVQNRAQGGAYTKVVIKDLA